GCCTGGTCGCTGCTGCCGGCCGTGTTGGGTGTGGCCGCCGGGGTCGCGACGCTCCGGCTGCTGCTGCGCCTCGACCGGGGCATCGACCGGGCCGCGGTGGGTCACCCGGGGGTGGGTCGTGGACGACGTGAGTTCCTCCGGATCGCCGTGGGTCTCGGCGCCGTGGCCGGTGTGATCGGGGCGTTCGGTCGGACGCTCTCGTCGCGAACCGCCATCAACGTCGCCCGGGACGAGGTGGTCCTGCCGGAGGCGGTCCGGACACCCGCACCCGTGGGCCTCGCGACGGAGTTCGAGGGCATCGACGGCCTGTCCCCGTTCTTCACGCCGAACGAGACCTTCTATCGGATCGACACCGCGCTGACGCCGCCGATGGTCGACGTCGACAGCTGGCAGGTGCGGATCCACGGCATGGTCGACCGGGAGGTCGTGCTGACCTACCAGGACCTCCTGGACCTCCCGCAGGTCGAGGCCGACATCACCATCGCCTGTGTCTCCAACGAGGTCGGGGGCGACCTCATCGGCAACGCCCGCTGGCAGGGGGTCCGGCTGTCGGACGTCCTGGACATGGCGGGTGTCGACCCCGCCGCGGACCAGGTCGTCGGCCGGTCCGTGGACGGCTGGACGGGCGGGTTCCCGACCGACATCGCCTTCGACGGTCGGGACTGCTTGGTCGCCCTGGCGATGAACGGCGAGCCCCTGCCGATCGCCCACGGCTTCCCCGCCCGGCTGATCGTCCCCGGCCTGTACGGCTACGTGTCGGCCACGAAGTGGCTGTCGGAGATCGAGCTGACCACGTGGGAGGCCTTCGACGGCTACTGGGTGCCCCGGGGCTGGTCGAAGGAGGGTCCGGTCAAGACCCAGTCCCGGATCGACGTGCCCAAGCGAGGGACCCGGCTCCAGGCCGGCCCGCAGGTGATCGCGGGTGTCGCCTGGGCACAGCAGCGGGGCGTGGACCGGGTGGAGCTGTCCATCGACGACGGCCCGTGGCAGGAGGCGGTCCTGGCCGACGAGC
This genomic window from Euzebya rosea contains:
- a CDS encoding molybdopterin-dependent oxidoreductase yields the protein MPPSSPSDGLGRPAVAGLLAAGIALGTTELVAGLVPSAPSLVVAIGNGVVELGAGSRVKEIAIALFGTNEKTALVVGTVVLALLFGAVLGVVGRRRSIGIASVGIGAFGLLGVAATTVNPLDSTAWSLLPAVLGVAAGVATLRLLLRLDRGIDRAAVGHPGVGRGRREFLRIAVGLGAVAGVIGAFGRTLSSRTAINVARDEVVLPEAVRTPAPVGLATEFEGIDGLSPFFTPNETFYRIDTALTPPMVDVDSWQVRIHGMVDREVVLTYQDLLDLPQVEADITIACVSNEVGGDLIGNARWQGVRLSDVLDMAGVDPAADQVVGRSVDGWTGGFPTDIAFDGRDCLVALAMNGEPLPIAHGFPARLIVPGLYGYVSATKWLSEIELTTWEAFDGYWVPRGWSKEGPVKTQSRIDVPKRGTRLQAGPQVIAGVAWAQQRGVDRVELSIDDGPWQEAVLADELNVDTWRQWRFDWDAGPGQHVIRVRATDRTGTTQSEERVPVAPNGAEGYHTRVVTVT